A genome region from Dendrosporobacter quercicolus includes the following:
- a CDS encoding 4Fe-4S dicluster domain-containing protein, whose product MSQVTELVKLRRKVLTEIARMTFTGELIENVNNILHTVVTEDGPRYRCCVHKERAVLQERIKLALSQPAEALLETAAQNAVEGVVADMPILQVIPTACDQCPIDKFIVTNACRNCLAHHCINSCPKKAIMVVQNRAYIDKSRCVECGLCKKSCPYGAIIEVSRPCEGACDLKAITAGSDRRAQINYDKCVQCGGCKSACPFGAIADRSEIVQLIQALQSEQKVYAMVAPAFIGQFGAKVQAGQVVSALRRIGFHEVYEASYGADIVTIEETAEFLKSVPEARAFMTTSCCPAYVSMVEKHLPDLAGAVSSTVSPMIATAKVIKERDPGAITVFIGPCIAKKAEAVRYAGVVDFTVTFEEVACMMVGAGINITAIEDTEYQTTASSTGNDFARAGGVVQAVIKHAEAIDAGVEIKAHRAEGLSNCKTALLQMKAGKLDANFFEGMSCAGGCVGGPGILTNPRVTGKLVENYALKAEYKTASDNEQVVQILHKGGHWHVK is encoded by the coding sequence ATGTCTCAAGTTACGGAGCTTGTTAAATTACGCCGCAAAGTCCTGACGGAAATCGCCAGAATGACTTTCACCGGAGAATTAATAGAAAATGTAAACAATATTCTTCATACTGTAGTAACCGAAGATGGACCGCGTTATCGCTGTTGCGTTCACAAAGAACGGGCCGTATTGCAGGAACGGATTAAATTAGCGCTCAGTCAGCCGGCTGAGGCTCTACTGGAAACAGCGGCGCAAAATGCCGTTGAGGGCGTTGTTGCCGATATGCCCATTCTTCAAGTGATACCGACAGCCTGCGATCAGTGTCCCATCGATAAATTTATTGTCACGAATGCCTGTCGTAATTGCCTGGCGCATCATTGTATCAACAGCTGTCCGAAAAAAGCGATCATGGTTGTGCAAAATCGTGCTTATATTGACAAGAGCAGGTGTGTTGAGTGCGGCCTTTGTAAAAAATCCTGCCCGTATGGCGCCATTATTGAGGTAAGCCGCCCTTGCGAAGGCGCCTGTGATCTTAAAGCGATTACCGCCGGCAGCGACCGGCGGGCGCAAATTAATTATGATAAATGCGTACAATGCGGCGGCTGTAAGTCGGCCTGTCCGTTTGGCGCTATCGCTGACCGTTCGGAGATCGTTCAATTGATCCAGGCTTTGCAGTCGGAGCAAAAAGTATACGCAATGGTGGCGCCGGCCTTCATTGGCCAATTTGGTGCCAAAGTCCAGGCGGGTCAAGTTGTCAGCGCACTTAGGCGAATCGGTTTTCATGAGGTTTATGAGGCTTCCTACGGGGCGGACATCGTCACCATTGAGGAAACTGCCGAGTTCCTGAAATCAGTGCCTGAGGCGCGGGCGTTTATGACAACCTCCTGTTGCCCGGCTTATGTCAGTATGGTGGAAAAGCATTTGCCGGATCTGGCGGGCGCTGTTTCGAGTACGGTTTCGCCGATGATTGCAACCGCCAAAGTGATCAAAGAACGTGACCCGGGAGCGATAACGGTCTTTATTGGGCCCTGTATTGCCAAAAAAGCTGAAGCTGTCCGGTATGCCGGAGTTGTTGATTTTACAGTAACCTTCGAAGAAGTGGCCTGCATGATGGTTGGCGCGGGAATAAATATTACCGCAATTGAAGATACTGAATATCAGACAACAGCTTCCTCGACCGGCAATGATTTTGCCAGAGCCGGCGGAGTCGTGCAAGCGGTGATCAAACATGCGGAAGCGATCGATGCCGGCGTTGAAATTAAAGCACACCGGGCGGAAGGCTTGAGCAATTGCAAAACAGCTTTGCTGCAAATGAAAGCCGGCAAGCTGGATGCGAACTTTTTCGAAGGAATGTCCTGCGCCGGCGGTTGTGTGGGCGGGCCGGGGATTTTAACAAATCCCAGAGTTACCGGGAAACTGGTGGAGAATTACGCTTTAAAAGCGGAATATAAAACCGCTTCAGATAATGAACAGGTAGTTCAGATTTTGCATAAAGGCGGGCATTGGCACGTAAAATAG
- a CDS encoding SpoIIE family protein phosphatase: MQRLHAEVGVTQLSKDGEELCGDNVVIARTPQATIIVLSDGLGSGVKANILATLTTKIASSMLKRGIPLEDVVNTIAETLPVCRQRKIAYSTLQIIKVKDNGLATIVEFDCPPTFLIRDGQVSKVPTQVNVIGGKKIKVGRLTLLENDIITAVSDGVIHAGIGGLLKLGWGWNGVADELKALCKTGRKASDITNQLIKCSEGYYLGHPGDDSTAVAVRVHKARFLTLFTGPPADSGSDEEIIRRFLNQPGRKVVAGGTTANIVSKVTGKPLTVDLALCDQQVPPISYMDDIDLVTEGILTLNVVLERLNDVKKLYETDKCDGATLLARLLLEADMIDIMAGKAVNPAHQNPNYPFKINIKSQVLANLKALLEAKGKQVKLEWF, translated from the coding sequence ATGCAGCGGCTCCATGCTGAGGTAGGAGTGACTCAGTTATCAAAAGACGGTGAAGAGTTATGCGGCGACAATGTTGTCATAGCCAGAACGCCGCAAGCAACGATTATTGTTCTTTCCGATGGGCTGGGCAGTGGTGTCAAGGCCAACATTTTAGCAACATTAACGACCAAAATTGCATCATCGATGTTAAAACGCGGTATTCCTTTGGAGGATGTTGTTAATACAATCGCGGAAACCCTGCCGGTTTGCCGGCAGCGTAAGATTGCGTACTCTACTTTACAGATTATCAAGGTTAAAGATAATGGCCTGGCGACAATTGTGGAATTTGACTGCCCGCCGACTTTTCTGATCAGGGATGGACAAGTCAGTAAGGTTCCGACACAGGTAAATGTCATTGGCGGTAAAAAAATAAAGGTGGGACGGCTGACTTTACTGGAAAACGATATCATAACGGCTGTTAGCGACGGGGTTATTCATGCCGGAATTGGCGGCCTGCTAAAGCTTGGCTGGGGCTGGAACGGCGTAGCCGATGAATTGAAAGCCTTATGCAAGACCGGACGTAAAGCATCCGATATAACCAATCAGCTAATCAAGTGTTCGGAAGGGTATTATCTTGGCCACCCGGGCGATGATTCGACTGCGGTAGCCGTCAGGGTTCACAAGGCCCGCTTTTTGACGCTGTTTACCGGTCCGCCCGCCGACTCCGGCAGCGATGAAGAGATTATCCGGCGTTTTTTAAATCAGCCGGGCCGAAAAGTGGTGGCTGGCGGTACTACTGCGAATATCGTAAGTAAAGTTACCGGCAAGCCTTTGACGGTGGATTTAGCGCTTTGCGATCAGCAAGTGCCGCCGATCAGCTATATGGACGATATCGACCTGGTTACGGAAGGAATTCTTACCCTTAATGTTGTTTTAGAACGGCTGAATGACGTTAAAAAGTTATATGAAACGGACAAATGCGACGGCGCTACGTTGTTGGCGCGCCTGTTGCTAGAAGCGGACATGATTGATATAATGGCAGGTAAGGCTGTAAATCCGGCTCATCAAAATCCCAATTATCCCTTTAAAATCAATATAAAATCACAAGTGTTAGCCAACCTGAAAGCTTTGCTGGAGGCCAAGGGCAAACAAGTTAAACTGGAGTGGTTTTAA
- a CDS encoding [Fe-Fe] hydrogenase large subunit C-terminal domain-containing protein, with protein sequence MQIITTRKVNCKDCHRCLRVCPVKAIGINRGRARVLDDKCIFCGKCVTECPQHAKRLISHVPAIQAAIASGRKTILSLGSSFSGLFPEYSTSELVSAIKSLGFHQVEETAVGAEAVSLLYRNLVKNTAQTVISSNCPVIVNIIKKYYPELTGNLAPVVSPMMAHGQIIRQRFGQDAFIVFAGPCMAKFSEHNEHHSVDAVMTFVQLRQWLNRQKPEQKQIAAAPYQSEPLSNARFFSLAGGILKSFMNFDLLGTEIIAVDGIEECKEVFGSLARGEISPRFIEAFSCKGGCIGGPAGGSAQPMPVRRLKAIDHANSVEQQVVRQLPQGIDFSCEHLPEAVTVAEPSEEEIKEILHQSGKFTKVDEKNCGACGYNSCREKAAAVYSGLAEIEMCMPYMRSKAESFASIIVEHSLNGIIAVNDKMIIQEINPAAQQMFNGKKIMEKGDSLAGFIDCADFAAASNFGDKVISKRIEYPEYGIVTEQMIVGVPEHSIVIGVISNVTDQEKRMQEWQKMKEETVAKATDIINKQMQVAQEIAGLLGETTAETKSTLIEMMQVLKGREEQ encoded by the coding sequence ATGCAAATAATTACAACCCGTAAGGTAAACTGTAAAGACTGCCACCGGTGCCTGCGGGTATGTCCGGTAAAAGCCATTGGCATTAACCGGGGGCGGGCGCGGGTACTTGATGATAAGTGTATATTTTGCGGTAAATGTGTGACAGAATGCCCGCAGCATGCTAAGCGCCTGATCAGCCATGTTCCGGCTATACAGGCCGCAATTGCCAGCGGCAGGAAGACTATTTTAAGCCTGGGATCGTCATTTTCGGGATTATTTCCTGAATATAGCACGAGTGAGCTTGTTTCGGCAATCAAATCGCTGGGCTTTCACCAGGTTGAGGAAACCGCGGTTGGCGCTGAAGCGGTTTCCCTGCTCTATAGAAATCTGGTGAAAAACACGGCACAAACGGTGATATCCTCCAATTGCCCGGTCATCGTGAATATTATAAAAAAATATTATCCGGAATTGACCGGCAACCTTGCTCCGGTAGTTTCACCAATGATGGCGCATGGACAGATTATCCGGCAGAGGTTTGGTCAAGATGCTTTTATTGTGTTTGCCGGGCCTTGTATGGCTAAGTTCTCTGAACACAATGAGCACCATTCGGTGGATGCGGTAATGACTTTTGTGCAATTGCGCCAGTGGTTAAACCGGCAAAAGCCTGAACAAAAGCAAATCGCCGCTGCGCCATATCAGTCCGAGCCGCTTAGCAATGCCAGATTTTTTTCACTGGCCGGCGGAATTTTAAAATCGTTTATGAATTTTGATTTGCTTGGTACCGAAATCATTGCTGTCGATGGCATTGAAGAATGTAAAGAGGTCTTCGGCAGCCTGGCAAGAGGGGAAATATCACCCCGGTTTATTGAGGCTTTTTCTTGCAAAGGCGGCTGTATCGGCGGGCCGGCCGGCGGCAGCGCGCAGCCAATGCCGGTTAGACGGCTTAAGGCAATTGATCATGCCAATTCTGTTGAACAGCAAGTAGTAAGGCAATTGCCTCAGGGTATTGATTTTTCCTGTGAGCATCTGCCCGAAGCAGTTACAGTGGCCGAACCCAGTGAAGAGGAAATCAAAGAAATATTACACCAGAGCGGTAAATTTACCAAAGTCGATGAAAAAAACTGTGGCGCCTGTGGCTATAATAGCTGCCGGGAGAAAGCGGCTGCTGTTTACAGCGGCTTGGCCGAAATTGAGATGTGCATGCCTTATATGCGGTCGAAAGCCGAGTCTTTTGCCAGTATTATAGTGGAACACTCACTCAATGGCATCATTGCAGTTAACGATAAAATGATCATTCAGGAAATTAATCCGGCGGCCCAGCAGATGTTCAATGGCAAGAAAATCATGGAAAAAGGGGATAGTCTGGCCGGGTTTATTGATTGCGCTGACTTTGCCGCTGCTTCTAATTTTGGCGATAAAGTGATCAGCAAACGTATTGAGTATCCGGAATATGGCATTGTTACAGAACAAATGATCGTTGGGGTACCCGAGCATAGTATTGTAATTGGGGTTATATCCAACGTGACCGATCAAGAAAAAAGAATGCAGGAATGGCAGAAAATGAAAGAAGAAACGGTTGCCAAGGCGACGGATATCATTAACAAGCAGATGCAGGTTGCTCAGGAAATTGCCGGACTGTTGGGCGAAACTACGGCCGAAACAAAGTCAACGTTAATTGAGATGATGCAGGTGCTTAAAGGCAGGGAGGAACAGTGA
- the tyrS gene encoding tyrosine--tRNA ligase, with amino-acid sequence MSVLDILRERGYIAQITHEKEIEDLLSSERITFYIGFDPTADSLHVGHFLGLMVMAHMQQAGHRPICLIGGGTATIGDPSGKSDMRKMMTAETIEHNGNAFKRQFAKFIDFDDHKALMMNNADWLAKLNYIEILREVGAHFSVNRMLTAECFKQRLERGLSFLEFNYMIMQAYDFLELNRKTGCIMQMGGDDQWSNILAGVDLIRRKESKPAYGLTFTLLTTSDGRKMGKTEKGALWLDPEKTSAYEFYQYWRNIDDADVEKCLALLTFLPMEEVRRLGALKDQEINIAKKRLALEVTKLIHGGEEAEKARQAAEALFGGAGALDHAPKAVISPAMVGTKLLDIMAATGIVASKSEARRLIAQGGLYIGNDKVTDPEMKLTADLFTDDSLLMRKGKKTYIRIVIA; translated from the coding sequence ATGTCGGTACTGGACATTTTGAGAGAGCGTGGCTATATTGCCCAGATTACACACGAAAAAGAAATTGAGGATCTATTGTCCTCAGAGAGAATTACCTTTTATATTGGTTTTGATCCGACCGCCGACAGCCTGCATGTAGGCCATTTTTTAGGGTTGATGGTCATGGCCCATATGCAGCAGGCCGGCCACCGGCCCATTTGCTTAATTGGCGGCGGGACGGCGACGATCGGTGATCCCAGCGGTAAAAGCGATATGCGTAAAATGATGACCGCGGAAACGATTGAGCATAATGGAAATGCCTTTAAGCGTCAGTTTGCAAAGTTTATTGACTTTGATGATCATAAGGCCTTGATGATGAATAATGCCGACTGGCTGGCAAAGCTTAATTATATTGAGATTTTGCGTGAAGTTGGCGCCCATTTCTCCGTTAACCGGATGTTAACTGCCGAATGCTTCAAGCAGCGCCTGGAGCGCGGTCTTTCCTTTTTAGAGTTTAACTACATGATTATGCAGGCTTATGACTTTCTTGAATTGAACCGGAAAACCGGTTGTATCATGCAAATGGGCGGTGATGATCAATGGTCCAACATCTTGGCGGGCGTTGATCTGATCAGGCGTAAGGAAAGCAAGCCGGCCTACGGCCTTACATTTACGCTGCTTACCACAAGTGACGGACGCAAGATGGGCAAAACGGAAAAAGGCGCTCTATGGCTTGATCCGGAGAAAACCTCAGCTTATGAGTTTTACCAGTACTGGCGCAATATCGATGACGCCGATGTTGAAAAATGTCTGGCCTTGCTGACCTTTTTGCCGATGGAGGAAGTAAGACGGCTGGGCGCTTTGAAAGACCAGGAAATTAATATTGCCAAAAAAAGGCTGGCCCTGGAGGTCACTAAGCTCATTCACGGCGGTGAAGAGGCGGAAAAAGCCCGGCAGGCGGCTGAAGCACTGTTTGGCGGCGCCGGAGCGCTGGATCATGCGCCGAAGGCGGTAATCAGCCCGGCAATGGTCGGTACAAAATTACTGGATATTATGGCGGCAACCGGCATCGTTGCATCTAAAAGCGAGGCCAGGCGGCTGATTGCTCAGGGTGGGCTGTATATCGGCAATGATAAAGTAACTGACCCGGAGATGAAGCTGACTGCTGATTTATTTACCGATGACAGCCTGCTGATGCGAAAAGGCAAGAAGACTTATATCCGCATCGTCATTGCGTGA
- a CDS encoding NAD(P)H-dependent oxidoreductase subunit E, producing MALISIEICMGSACYLLGGQDLLEAIEALPPEKKAQIDLRGATCLKACSTGPNIKIDGALMSNVTPERLLEIIGEKMNG from the coding sequence ATGGCACTTATATCAATAGAAATCTGTATGGGATCAGCCTGTTATTTATTAGGTGGACAGGATTTACTCGAGGCAATTGAAGCTCTTCCGCCGGAAAAGAAGGCGCAAATAGATTTAAGGGGGGCCACCTGTCTTAAAGCCTGCTCAACAGGTCCTAATATTAAAATTGATGGCGCCCTGATGTCCAATGTAACGCCCGAACGGCTGTTAGAGATTATTGGCGAAAAAATGAACGGTTGA